One segment of Manihot esculenta cultivar AM560-2 chromosome 4, M.esculenta_v8, whole genome shotgun sequence DNA contains the following:
- the LOC110613011 gene encoding probable BOI-related E3 ubiquitin-protein ligase 2 codes for MAVQAQFPLCGSQDWIDNGCGVGLNQFCYSYLQQEQQQLQQQQCNIQMVQNQLQKNQNLCFDNTLLGSSAMKITNLHPSMAYSQGIVAYEENQRQELDRYIRLQNERLRLLLQEQTKQQLASLIKKIESKALVLLTQKDEEIARATKRTAELEDFMKRLEMENQVWQRVAQENEAMAISLDNTIEQLREKASCCFANAAEDAESCCDVNRTEEEEEEEAEETEQKKRRIVGGNVTEEERARKKRKTMMVCKGCNSRNLCILFLPCRHLCACKACESFLDTCPVCQTPKKASIEALIS; via the exons ATGGCTGTACAAGCACAGTTTCCTTTGTGTGGCTCACAGGATTGGATTGACAATGGTTGTGGAGTTGGGCTTAATCAGTTTTGTTATTCTTATCTTCAACAAGAACAACAGCAGCTGCAGCAGCAACAATGTAATATCCAGATGGTTCAGAATCAACTGCAGAAGAATCAAAATCTTTGCTTTGATAATACTCTTCTTGGTTCTTCTGCTATGAAAATCACCAATCTTCACCCTTCAATGGCTTATTCTCAAGGTATCGTTGCCTATGAAGAAAATCAAAGACAAGAGCTTGATCGTTATATCAGATTACAG AATGAGAGATTGAGATTGTTACTGCAAGAGCAAACAAAGCAACAGCTAGCTTCATTGATCAAGAAAATAGAATCAAAAGCACTGGTTTTATTGACACAAAAGGATGAAGAAATAGCAAGAGCAACTAAAAGAACAGCAGAGCTTGAAGATTTCATGAAGAGATTAGAAATGGAGAACCAAGTATGGCAAAGGGTAGCACAAGAAAACGAAGCCATGGCTATTTCTCTAGACAACACAATAGAACAGCTGAGAGAAAAAGCTTCCTGTTGCTTTGCAAACGCAGCAGAGGATGCAGAATCGTGCTGTGATGTGAACAGaacagaggaagaagaagaagaagaagcagaggaAACAGagcagaaaaagagaagaattgTCGGTGGTAACGTTACAGAAGAAGAAAGAGCAAGAAAAAAGAGGAAGACGATGATGGTATGCAAAGGCTGCAACTCTAGGAATCTGTGTATTTTGTTTCTTCCCTGCAGGCATCTTTGTGCATGCAAAGCTTGTGAGTCTTTTCTTGATACTTGCCCTGTGTGTCAAACGCCCAAGAAGGCTAGCATTGAGGCACTAATAAGTTAG